tccttattttgtgGTAAATATGTGGCCAGAGCAGCTGTATCTGTGTTGCTTATTACTCTATTTCTTGTGCTTATGCTTTACttatccatttccctctatctgtgCCTCGCTCTTGGTAACAATAACCCTCTATTCCTTATGCTTTACAAGATGGCAGTGTATTTCCCTCTGTGTCAGCGCCTCGCTCACGGTAACATTAACCCCCTATTTCTTATCCTTTATACGATGgctgtgtccatttccctctatctctgtgcgtcGCTTAGCCGTTAGTTTTAATGGATTGTTGATATTTGTGGTTGTAGATCCATCTAACAGTGAAGATGTACTACGAAATTTTCTTTCCCTACCTCCATGTTCTAGATTAGAGCTTGTTGGTTGGGGTTCTTCCGGTGTTTTCCTTCCGGCGTCTCTGTTATTCCGTTCTTTTGAAATTGGATTTTCTTGTTATCACTCTCtaattcttctcttgttctctttgtttaGTCCATATATTGGGCAGCATCCGTTAGCTCAGATTTCATCACATCCCTTGGAGAGTTGACGTTCCAGTTTCGATCGGCTGTGGCGTCGCCGTCGCCGCGTTGGCTCGCCTCTTGTCAACAGGCCTGCGGGAAACGGGCGCAATTTCCTTTAAATTATAAACAATGTTCCAGACTAAAGCTTTAAGATACTTGCTACTCCTTACCCACAAGTTCAAGAGTACCTAAATCGTTTAAGTCAAGCGCCAAGAAAGCTATATATCAGTATGAATTAACACATCAACACAAATAAATTAGGCCTCACACGTCAAGGAAGGACACGTCGCTCGGGCGCTCGGGCTTTAGGACTGCGGTAATTATGCCTGTTATGCTTCCACTTCCGTTTACAGATGACGTGCCCTGCTTACCACACTTTCCCATTTTCTAGTTCATGGCAGAGCAGTAAAGACATGAAATACATTGTAATTTTGCATGGTATACAGAGCGGTGTGGAAATGCCCGAGAACTGAGTATTGATGAATTCATgtgtattgcatttatatatttacccttTAAGAATATGACAGTCATGGCCAATTGCTACACAATAAATAGCCATCACGGATAATTGATACTAATACACTTCCATCAGTAACATTTTCGCAGACTGAAAATAAGAGTGCAAAATATTTGTCACGTCCCTTGGAATTACACCAAGCAATCACCATGGGATCCACACTTTGGTAAGATAAGAGCATTAACTTATTTCTTATTTAATGGCAAGTTCCGAAACAGGTCTGCAAACTTTGCTTCACCAATTTGGTGGCTGGAGTGCAGCCTTTGAGTCACTGTGGCTACATTGTTTATACCTGATTATCTTGTCCAAATTCAGTCATATATCAGTGAGGGTCAGGTTGGTTTTGACAGAGAaaggtattgtatgtatattttactcTACATTTTCTGACAGAGAAAGGTATTGTATCTTTCACTCTACATTTTCTGACAGAGAAAGGTATTGTATATTTCACTCTACATTTTCTGACAAAGAAAGGTATTGTATATTTCACTATACATTTTCTGACAGAAAGGTATTGTACATTTCACTATACATTTTCTGACAGAGAAAGGTATTGTATATTTCACTCTACATTTTCTGACAGAGAAAGGTATTGTATAATTCATTCTACATTTTCTGACAGAGAAAGGTATTGTATATTTCACTCTACCTGTACACTGTCCTGTTTGTGGACCAGTGCCATGTATATTTTTACTTTAGGTATGAGTTCATTAATAAGTTTAAGGACCCCTGTCCTGAATTCTatcaaggagaaaaaatatatttatttcatatatttatgtgtgtgtgtgtgtatgtgtgtgtgtgtgtgtgtgtgtgtgtgtgtgtgtgtgtgtgtgtgtgtgtgtgtgtgtgtgtgtgtgtgtgtgtgtgtgtgtgtgtctcacatacacacacatacttatatataaacataattttatatatatatatgtgtgtgtgtgtgtgtgtgtgtgtgtgtgtgtgtgtgtgtgtgtgtgtgtgtgtgtgtgtgtgtgtgtgtgtgtgtgtgtgtgtgtgtatatatatatatatatatatatatatatatatatatatatatatatatatataattatataaatatatatacatcttttttttttatcaatattcagAATTTTTTCCCATTATACTGCCAcagtcttgtttttcttgtttagaaACTTATAATGGTGCTTTCTTACCAAGTAGAGATAATTTTCAAATGTGTTGATTTATTAGTGTGACTTAATTAATTTCTTACCTGAAAAATGTCCATGAGACTTGTTGATTTAAAATTACCACTTcccaatatataatgaaaaaagttaACAAAGAAAAATGCCAATTATAATTAATTACTTCTAAAGATTTTGTGGAATAACCTTTGAAAAGGTATTGTTTGTTATGTCAGAAAAGTCTTAAGCTCTTGTTATTTGTTGCTAATTTAgtctgatattaataacattaaatgtatttttgtattttttccccttaaatatattataatttattggaAAGCATATCATCTAAGCTTTTTTAgattcattatttctatcatgtatttattttaagGAATGTTTAAGAGTTGCCATCATTTCTTTCATTAGAACTCCAGCAAAATGAATCAGAAAAATTTTAACAGTCATTGTGTTCTAGATTAGAAGAGTGAAGTGAGTGGcattataacaaacaaaaaaaaaacatttggagGTGTAATTACAGTAGGTGCCATTAATTAGAAGAGATGAATTGGTTTAAGGAACCTATTAGGATCATGAATGTTGTAGCTTGATAATTTAGGATCATACTGTGGTTAAAGTCATCTGTGAATGTCAGTAACTAACAGTCTGAGAGATTAAAAAACAATATCAGTTTATGTTGGATTAGTTTTCCAACAAAGATTatcttttaaaattataatttattaaatcTGACTGTAAAAGGCCTACTACTGACAATGGTATTTGTTTTTCAGAGTGATACCATCCTAATTAACATTTGGCCATTATGGATGAAGAGAGCCTAGATGCAGAGCTGCATGTGAAGGcaggagaagatggggtggaaatTAAGGACATTTGTGAGGAAACTTACCCAGaattaaagaatgaaaatgatgtttGCCTGAATGCagttgataatatttatataaagactGAGAGTGAAATGGACATCAAGGATGAATGTCAATTTTCTGAGGAATCCGAGAACTTTGAATGCAAGACAAATAAATGTTACTCAGATGTTAAAATGACAAATGAGGAAGATGTTTGCATTAGTCAGACCAATAATACGTATATTAAAAGTGAAGATGATGCAGACATCAGGGACAAGTGTACCATTACTGAAGAAACAGAAAACTTGGATGAAATAAATTTTAATGACTTTGATATAGAAGTGAAACATGAGAATAATACTTGCCTTAATAATGAGAGCACTGTCTTTATTAAGCCTGAAGACATTAAGGATGACTGTTCATTTTATGAAGAAACTGAAAGTTTTGATGATGGATCAACTGAACAGCATGGTTGCATATATGTTGATAGGAAGGAAACTACAACTAAAGATTTTGAGGACTCTAGGAAAATTCAGTGTACAAATAGTAATTTGACAATGCAGATAAAAACACATACAGCAGTTACAGACCGAATTGGATATTCAAATGAGAAACCTTGTAAATGTGAGATATGTACAAAAAAATTATCTCAAGAGAGTATTTTAAGAAAACATATAAAGCAACATTTTAATGAGAAGCTTTTCAGCTCTGAGGTATGGAGTAAAAAATCTGCAAGGAAAGATACTCTAGTAAATCAGATgcaaagacaaataaatgaaaaatcacACACATGTGAAGTATGCCGTAAAAAATTCTCAACTAGAAATAGTTTAGTAACACACAGGAGAGTTCATACAAAGGAGAAATCTATTGCAATACCTCCAGCTCCTAGACATGGTCCACCAGTGCGTGCCCAGCAACACAGAGTGATGGATCGCAGGCAGCAACTGAGAGTCCTGTACCTTTTgtatttaagaaaaaagaaaaggcagtGCAGAATCCACTGGATTCACCCAACTAATGAACAAAGAGATACTCTAGGAGCATTTGCAACATTGTATAAAGAATTAAGAAGTGATCATGTAAAGTTCTTTGGGTATTTTTGTATGTCCATGAACACTTTTGATGCACTCCTACAATGCCTACATCTCCATCTACAACATGAAAACACCAAAATGAGAGATGCTATTCCACCAGTAGAGAGATTAGCAGTCACCATTAGGTAAGATCCATGTAAAGCATATAGTAATGGCAGgggaaaataaaaacactttataagacaaaataaaaccttttattttcttatggtGTAAACTAGTTATCAGTACATCACTAAATTAAATAAGTATTAAAAATGAGAAGTAAACATATACCCAttcagcaataaaacaaaatatatgataatatatatcatatattgtagtATTATCtaagtgaataaatatgaatttagtgacaaaaaaaacagcaaaactaaATTATTTCATATCAGAAGTGTTTGAAGCGGTAAGTATCATGATATTGGCTTTTGTTTCCTCCTGACTTAATGTTTAGTCAGTGGTGCTGAGGAATGTTGTAGTGATGTCAGTGCATCTCTGTGATACAAtggggttatgtatatatatccggtGGTTCCCAAGACAGTAGGCCTTGTCTTACATTTTGCAAAACTTTCAAAACCCCTATTTGAAACTCTATAATTTGCTCTTCACTAAATTTTTCTAGCGAAGGAATAATACCTTTAAAAAAGCAAAGGTGGCGATCTTCCGGAGCTTCCAAGGTATTAAGTATTTTCTGTTCGATTCCGTctaactttcttttcttattcattcttgTAGGTTGTGCAGGACTGATTTCTTCAGATGGGCCTGAGCCATTCTGTGATATTATTTCATTCTCATTGTGTTCTGCATTCTCAAGCATAAAATTAGACAGGCTTTCCTTGGGTAATCTATTTTTCTTCGTAAAGGCAAGTTGTTGCTCACATGCATACTTGCCAGTTTTCCCATCAGCATCAGATATCTTTTGATCCAGCATCTTCCTTTGTGTGCTCGGCCAGCTGTCATTGATGTTGTTGGTCCATTTCTTCACAAAAAGGCTGCCTGGAATGAAACAACGTAAAATGTATATACCTGTACTTTCTAAATAtttaatattctattatatagcaatatgtttatatatatatatatatatatatatatatatatatatatatatgtatacatatgtgtgtgtatatatatatatatatatatatatgtatacatatgtgtatatatatatatgtatatatatatgtatatgtgtgtatatatatatttatatatatagatatatagatatacatacccacatatatgtaactatacacacacacatatatgtaactatacacacacacacacacacacacacacacacacacacacacacacacacacacacacacacacacacacacacacacacacacacacacacacaaacaacacacccacaacacacccacatatacatatatatatatatatatatatatatatatatatatatatacatatatatatatataaatagatatatgtaagtatatgtatatatatgtatgtatgtatatatatatatatatatatatatatatatttaagaatatttaagaatatgtatatatatatatatatatatatatatgtattatatgtatatataaacatatacatatatatacacatatatatacatatatatacatatatatatatatatatacatatatgtgtgtgtgtgtgtgtgtgtgtgtgtgtgtgtgtgtgtgtgtgtgtgtgtgtgtgtgtgtgtgtgtgtgtgtgtgtgtatctatctatctatctatctctctctctctctctctctctctctctctctctctctctctctctctctctctctctctctctctctctctctctctctctctctctctctctctctctctctctctctctttatatatatatatatatatatatatatatatatatatatatatatatacatgtgcatcagTCAAATGTTATGGTGTACTAATAGCAATACCATATAATCTCTTTCAGGTACCTAGCAAGTGGCCATACCTTTACAGACTTGCACTATGCCTTCAGGATGGGAATATCTACTATATCTGGCATTGTGAATTCTGTATGTCAGACCATATGGGCTGTTCTTCTGGAAAAATGTATTCCAAGGCCTTCAATAAAGAAGCTGGAGGGAATAGCAGAAGGCTTTGAGAAGAAAGCATATTTCCCACATTGCATTGGTGCTGTGGATGGTAAGCAGATAAGGACTACCAAATCTCAAGGAAGTGGTTCAGTGCACTCCAACTACAAAGACTGTTTTTCTGTTCTACTGATGGCAGTAGCAGATTCTGATTATCGTTTTACTTTTGTGGATGTTGGTGGTTATGGAAATGCTTGTGATACATCTATTTTCAAAAACACCTCTTTCTGGAAAAGTATTGATGAAAATGAACTTCCTTTGCCTGAGCCTAAACCTCTGCCAGGATCAGACCATCCATGTGTGCCATATGTTATTGTGGGTGATGAAGCATTTGGACTACACTCTAACTTGATGAGGCCCTTTGGTGGCAAGCAATTAAGTATTGCAAAGAGAGTGTTCAATTACCGCTTAAATAAAGCAAGGTTATATGTAGAACATGCCTTTGCTATTTTAAATAATAAGTGGAAAATATTACATCGTCCTCTTAATGTGTCACCGGAACTTGCAGTAAATATTGTTAAAGCTTGCTGCATTCTACACAATTTTgtgcaagaacgagagagatataATTTTGAAGATACAGTGACAGTAATTGGGCTAGATGATGTTCCTCGTTCATTATCAGTGCGATCCGGTACTCCTGCCAATTTTATAAGAAATGCATTTACAGACTATTTCATGAGTAAAACTGGGACTCTCTCATGGCAGTTCTCAAAAATATAATGTAGCTGTATAGGTGAGCACCTTGTCATACAGTAGACTATATTTCTTTGGACATGTGCGTAAAATTTATTCCAAAGAACTGAATTTTTAAAACTGTAAAAAGTTTTGGGGTAGTGATAAATAAATtgcaattatataaaatatagctGTGGTATTTATTTACCTTAGcctctatcaaaatatatattttgtaataaaaTTTGTTCTGAACAGGACTGTTTTGTTCCTATTTAAAACATAAATTGCATTCTAATAATCATGTAACAGACTATAAAGCATTTCAAGAGTGCTAACttatgccgtgtgtgtgtgtgtgtgtgtgtgtgtgtgtgtgtgtgtgtgtgtgtgtgtgtgtgtgtgtgtgtgtgtgtgtgtgtgtgtgtgtgtgtgtgtgtgtgtgtgtgtgtgtgtgtgcatatatatatatacatatacatatatatatatatatatattcatatatatatatttatatatatatatatatatatttatacatatacatatatatatgtgtgtgtgtgtgtatgtgtatgtatatatatatatatatatatatatatatatatatatatatatatatatatatatatatatatatatacacatgtacatatatatatatatatatgaatataattatatatctatatgtataaacacacacacacacacacacatacacaaacacacacacacacacacacacacacacacacacacacacacacacacacatatatatatacatattaatatatatatatatatatatatatataaatatataaatatatatatatgcatatatatatacacacacacaca
The nucleotide sequence above comes from Penaeus chinensis breed Huanghai No. 1 chromosome 3, ASM1920278v2, whole genome shotgun sequence. Encoded proteins:
- the LOC125039376 gene encoding uncharacterized protein LOC125039376, which translates into the protein MDEESLDAELHVKAGEDGVEIKDICEETYPELKNENDVCLNAVDNIYIKTESEMDIKDECQFSEESENFECKTNKCYSDVKMTNEEDVCISQTNNTYIKSEDDADIRDKCTITEETENLDEINFNDFDIEVKHENNTCLNNESTVFIKPEDIKDDCSFYEETESFDDGSTEQHGCIYVDRKETTTKDFEDSRKIQCTNSNLTMQIKTHTAVTDRIGYSNEKPCKCEICTKKLSQESILRKHIKQHFNEKLFSSEVWSKKSARKDTLVNQMQRQINEKSHTCEVCRKKFSTRNSLVTHRRVHTKEKSIAIPPAPRHGPPVRAQQHRVMDRRQQLRVLYLLYLRKKKRQCRIHWIHPTNEQRDTLGAFATLYKELRSDHVKFFGYFCMSMNTFDALLQCLHLHLQHENTKMRDAIPPVERLAVTIRYLASGHTFTDLHYAFRMGISTISGIVNSVCQTIWAVLLEKCIPRPSIKKLEGIAEGFEKKAYFPHCIGAVDGKQIRTTKSQGSGSVHSNYKDCFSVLLMAVADSDYRFTFVDVGGYGNACDTSIFKNTSFWKSIDENELPLPEPKPLPGSDHPCVPYVIVGDEAFGLHSNLMRPFGGKQLSIAKRVFNYRLNKARLYVEHAFAILNNKWKILHRPLNVSPELAVNIVKACCILHNFVQERERYNFEDTVTVIGLDDVPRSLSVRSGTPANFIRNAFTDYFMSKTGTLSWQFSKI
- the LOC125039400 gene encoding uncharacterized protein LOC125039400, which produces MMEEVQELDVELLISLVKDRPVLWDKSLDEYKSRAETTAAWREVCNILNEDFEYLSDEAKIKYGKLISTKWTNVRDCYKKYLKKLQEKKKTGSKANSFKKYVYSDQMSFLQKNNMRKEMVPSVEVNREELDDNEHGINNPEGSLFVKKWTNNINDSWPSTQRKMLDQKISDADGKTGKYACEQQLAFTKKNRLPKESLSNFMLENAEHNENEIISQNGSGPSEEISPAQPTRMNKKRKLDGIEQKILNTLEAPEDRHLCFFKGIIPSLEKFSEEQIIEFQIGVLKVLQNVRQGLLSWEPPDIYT